In Rhizobium sp. BG4, the genomic stretch CCGGTCGGCGCTTCGGAAAAGATGTTCCTCTATGAGGAGCGGATCGGCCAGAGCTCGCCGACGGCGATCCAGGGCTCTGTCGTCTGGAGTGTCCAGCACGAGAAGGATGCAAGCGGCAAGGATGTCGCGACCGTTCAGGGCAACGTCACCGTTCCCGAGCGCAATCTCTCGGCTCTTGTCACCTTCAAGCGCAATTCCGACCCATCGCTGCCCGCCAGCCATCTGGTCGAGATCGTCTTCTCGGTGCCGCCGAATTTCGAAGGCGGCAAGATCGACAGCGTCCAGCGCATCTCGATGAAGCGCACGGAGCAGGACCGCGGCGACGCGCTGATCGCGGTGCCCGCCAAGATCACCGACGACTTCCACATGATCGCGCTCAACGACTATCCGGATGCCCGCAAGTCGAACCTCGACCTGCTCGCCACCCGCGACTGGATCGACATCCCGATCACCTACCGCAACGGCCGCCGCGCCCTGATCACCATGCAGAAGGGCTCGACCGGCGCCCAGGCGTTCACCACCGCGATCCGCGACTGGGGCACGCTCGGCGACGTCAGCACCAGCCAGTAAGGCGAGGCGCATCGCAGAAACAAAAAAAGGCGGGTCATCGACCCGCCTTTTATTTTGTCTTGTGTTCAAGCTGCACTGATCGCTTTGCGGCAATTGCCGTCATCGCGAGACCTTCAGATGATGTGCCGCACGATCACATAAGCTGTGACGTGGATAAACATAAAGGCTGCGAGTGAGGTTACGAACGCAAGTGCCATGTACACGGCCGGATGGGTCTCCAGCCAGGACGCTGGCTGGTCGCTAGGCTCAAGCGCAATGTTGAGCGCGGTCCTCCATCCTGCGAGCCATCGAAGAGAGTTCCAAAGCGCTGCCCACAATAGTACCCATATGATGGACGCTTCTTGGAGGGCGAAGTAGACTGGGCCTATAGACGATGCGATTGGCAGAAGAAGCTTCATGCACACCTCGCTTTGACTTTTTGCTGAGGGTCCTAGTCGCTCGAACCTTCATTGCAAAGTGTATCAAAGCCGTCTTGAGGAATTGTAATGCGGGTCACTACAAGTCTCGACGCCGGACAGTGCGGAGTCTGGGGTCTCCAAATCGCAAAAAAGGCGGGTCATTGACCCGCCTTTTTGTTTGTCTTGACGCTTGCGCCTTAGGCGGTGGCTTCGACCACGCGGACGGCTTTGGCCATTTCCAGCGCTTCCTTGCGGACCGCGTCCTGGACCTTTTCAAAAGCGCGGACTTCGATCTGGCGGACGCGCTCGCGGCTGATGTCGAACTCGGACGACAGGTCTTCCAGCGTCACCGGATCGTCGGAGAGGCGACGTGCCTCGAAGATACGGCGTTCGCGGTCGTTCAGCACGCTCATTGCCTTGGACAGCATGCGGCGGCGGGTGTCGAGTTCGTCCTGCTCGATCAGCACTTCTTCCTGGCTGTCGTGATCGTCGACCAGCCAATCCTGCCACTGGCCGCTATCGCCCTCGGACGCCTTGATCGAGGCGTTGAGCGACGCGTCGCCAGACAGGCGGCGGTTCATCGATACGACCTCCTCCTCGGAGACGTTGAGCTTGGTCGCGATCTCGGAGACGTGTTCCGGCTTCAGATCGCCATCATCGATCGCCTGGAGGCGGCCCTTCAGGCGGCGCAGGTTGAAGAACAGGCGCTTCTGGTTGGCGGTCGTGCCCATTTTCACGAGCGACCACGAACGCAGGATGTACTCCTGGATCGAGGCCTTGATCCACCACATCGCATAGGTTGCCAGGCGGAAGCCGCGTTCCGGGTCGAACTTCTTCACGGCCTGCATGAGGCCGACGTTACCTTCGGAGACGACTTCGCCGATCGGCAGGCCATAGCCGCGATAGCCCATTGCGATCT encodes the following:
- the rpoH gene encoding RNA polymerase sigma factor RpoH, yielding MARNNLPSITAGEAGLNRYLDEIRKFPMLEPQQEYMLAKRYAEHGDRDAAHKLVTSHLRLVAKIAMGYRGYGLPIGEVVSEGNVGLMQAVKKFDPERGFRLATYAMWWIKASIQEYILRSWSLVKMGTTANQKRLFFNLRRLKGRLQAIDDGDLKPEHVSEIATKLNVSEEEVVSMNRRLSGDASLNASIKASEGDSGQWQDWLVDDHDSQEEVLIEQDELDTRRRMLSKAMSVLNDRERRIFEARRLSDDPVTLEDLSSEFDISRERVRQIEVRAFEKVQDAVRKEALEMAKAVRVVEATA